A DNA window from Staphylococcus warneri contains the following coding sequences:
- the rbsU gene encoding ribose/proton symporter RbsU: protein MNLVALLIGLGPLIGWGLFPTITSKFGGKPVNQIIGATVGTLIFAFVFFISTGHGFPTGMDLFFALLSGAGWSFGQIMTFKAFEYVGSSRAMPVTTAFQLLGASLWGVFALGNWPGVTNKIIGFLALVVILIGAWMTVWSEHPEATNKNLLRKAVVILIIGEIGYWLYSAAPQATDIGGKAAFLPQAIGMVIVAVIYGLMKMKNGNPFTNKVTWLQIISGFFFAFAALTYLISAQPNMNGLATGFVLSQTSVVLATLTGIYFLNQRKTSKEMLVTVIGLVLILVAATVTVFIK from the coding sequence ATGAATTTAGTTGCATTGTTAATTGGTTTAGGGCCATTAATCGGTTGGGGTCTATTTCCAACGATTACATCCAAATTTGGTGGTAAGCCGGTTAACCAAATTATAGGTGCTACAGTCGGTACGTTAATCTTTGCCTTTGTCTTCTTTATCTCCACAGGACACGGCTTCCCAACAGGCATGGATTTGTTTTTTGCATTATTATCAGGAGCTGGTTGGAGTTTCGGTCAAATTATGACATTTAAAGCATTTGAATATGTAGGGTCATCACGTGCCATGCCAGTTACAACGGCCTTCCAATTATTAGGGGCATCACTTTGGGGTGTCTTTGCATTAGGTAACTGGCCTGGTGTTACAAATAAAATCATCGGCTTTTTAGCGTTAGTAGTTATCTTGATTGGTGCTTGGATGACAGTTTGGAGTGAACACCCTGAAGCTACAAATAAAAACTTATTACGTAAAGCGGTAGTGATTTTAATCATTGGTGAAATTGGTTATTGGTTATATTCAGCAGCACCACAAGCTACAGACATCGGTGGTAAAGCAGCCTTCTTACCACAAGCGATTGGTATGGTGATTGTTGCAGTTATCTACGGACTAATGAAAATGAAAAATGGCAATCCATTTACTAATAAAGTGACATGGTTACAAATTATTTCTGGTTTCTTCTTTGCCTTTGCAGCATTGACTTATCTCATTTCTGCACAACCTAATATGAACGGTTTAGCGACTGGTTTCGTATTATCACAAACATCTGTAGTACTTGCGACATTAACTGGTATTTACTTCTTAAATCAACGTAAAACATCTAAAGAAATGTTAGTCACAGTGATTGGATTAGTTCTCATCTTAGTAGCTGCGACAGTTACAGTATTTATTAAATAA
- the rbsD gene encoding D-ribose pyranase has product MKKTALLNSHVSKAIATIGHYDLLTVNDAGMPIPNDDRRIDLAVTKELPKFIDVLEIVLSEMKIQKIYLAEEIKTNNATQLKQIKALIDDDVEIEFIPHSEMKAYLSHPLNKGNIRTGEITPFSNIILESNVTF; this is encoded by the coding sequence ATGAAGAAAACAGCATTACTCAATAGTCATGTATCTAAAGCCATTGCGACAATCGGACACTATGACTTATTAACTGTCAATGATGCAGGCATGCCTATTCCTAATGACGATAGAAGAATTGATTTAGCAGTAACGAAAGAATTACCTAAATTTATTGATGTATTAGAAATAGTACTCTCAGAAATGAAAATCCAAAAAATCTATTTAGCTGAAGAAATTAAAACCAATAATGCAACTCAGTTAAAACAGATCAAAGCATTAATTGACGATGATGTTGAAATTGAATTTATTCCACACAGTGAAATGAAAGCATATTTAAGTCATCCATTAAATAAAGGTAACATTCGTACAGGTGAAATTACGCCATTTTCTAACATTATTTTGGAATCAAACGTGACATTTTAA